In Vespula vulgaris chromosome 10, iyVesVulg1.1, whole genome shotgun sequence, the following are encoded in one genomic region:
- the LOC127067085 gene encoding mucin-19-like: MTPLIVLIVITGVAYAAPSGIVGASSAVIGPHKGSVAVAGPVSGPVAVSGAVAGSAVISGSVAGPSAVIGSVAGPTLVSEPSLGLSALVVDNGLEHGSVIAAPHAATASLISVPPAGTTVVAGPDGGIVSTNGVAHGAVISAVNTLHGW, encoded by the exons CTGATAGTTATCACTGGGGTAGCCTATGCTGCACCAAGTGGAATCGTAGGAGCTAGTTCAGCCGTAATTGGTCCTCATAAAGGATCAGTAGCTGTTGCTGGTCCGGTCAGTGGACCCGTTGCCGTAAGTGGTGCAGTTGCTGGATCTGCTGTAATATCTGGATCGGTTGCGGGACCGTCTGCGGTAATTGGCTCCGTTGCTGGTCCAACTCTTGTCTCGGAACCATCACTAGGTTTGAGTGCTCTAGTCGTAG ATAACGGATTAGAGCATGGTTCGGTAATCGCAGCACCTCACGCAGCGACAGCATCTCTCATCAGTGTTCCGCCTGCGGGAACTACTGTAGTCGCTGGTCCGGACGGTGGAATTGTTTCTACAAATGGCGTTGCCCATGGTGCTGTAATCTCTGCTGTCAATACTCTTCACGGATGGTAG
- the LOC127066723 gene encoding Golgi associated RAB2B interactor protein 3-like: protein MKCLILIAAVVAIASASPERERRSLGWGLGVLGLGHGVAVAPAAAVVAPAVPSVAVVGPAVGSAAVVGPSAGSAAVVGPSAGSAAVVGPSAGSAAVVGPSAGSAAVVGPAHGSAVVAGPAGAIVAPGALAHGIW, encoded by the exons ATGAAGTGTTTG ATTCTCATTGCCGCTGTAGTCGCGATCGCTTCGGCCTCGCCGGAACGTGAACGTCGGTCCTTAGGTTGGGGACTAGGAGTCCTTGGCTTAGGCCATGGTGTTGCAGTTGCCCCTGCTGCTGCCGTTGTTGCACCGGCTGTACCATCGGTGGCAGTAGTAGGCCCTGCAGTTGGTTCTGCAGCCGTGGTTGGTCCTTCAGCTGGATCGGCTGCTGTCGTTGGACCTTCCGCGGGTTCTGCTGCTGTAGTTGGACCTTCCGCGGGTTCCGCGGCGGTCGTAGGACCTTCCGCAGGCTCTGCTGCCGTCGTCGGACCAGCTCATG GTTCCGCCGTTGTAGCTGGACCAGCCGGAGCAATCGTCGCCCCTGGTGCATTAGCTCATGGCATttggtaa
- the LOC127066751 gene encoding uncharacterized protein LOC127066751 has protein sequence MKLSFLALTLFSLARGDIWPHQEIEDVTETVQNILPKRIVETSSIRSNFPILSTSILPPLKKDPIPWTDFLRSNEGPSKKSSSIVIHPTETTLSGQNGMIEPIVLNAIPQVGTTFASPSGIVSLETRTTEYESLISPVTITGATDGNANIVAIESNDEIASDDTSKKLFLCGSLRNELIVSRPGSGSVFIKGASRVAIIDDAQNSVIVCPPSTNLSPPLDPEERPETQGMDFDWKSSTLRPGVLFSESSKNRGPIDRPSTIVLKDYLVPPYTYWER, from the exons atgaagTTATCG ttTTTGGCATTAACGCtattctctctcgctcgcggGGATATTTGGCCACATCAGGAAATAGAGGATGTTACTGAAActgtacaaaatattttacccAAGCGTATCGTGGAAACttcgtcgattcgatcgaattttccgATTTTGTCGACGTCGATACTTCCACCTTTAAAAAAAG ATCCTATTCCCTGGACAGATTTTTTAAGGAGCAACGAAGGACCTTCGAAAAAATCTTCGTCGATCGTAATTCACCCTACGGAAACAACTCTCTCTGGTCAAAACGGAATGATCGAGCCGATCGTTCTAAATGCGATTCCACAAGTCGGGACAACTTTTGCTTCGCCTTCTGGGATAGTTTCTCTAGAGACAAGGACAACCGAGTACGAATCGCTAATCAGTCCAGTAACGATAACGGGAGCTACCGATGGAAATGCAAATATCGTTGCGATCGAAAGCAACGATGAAATTGCATCAGACGATACATCGAAGAAACTATTCCTATGCGGATCTCTCCGCAACGAGTTGATCGTGAGCAGACCTGGAAGTGGCTCGGTGTTTATCAAAG GTGCTTCGAGAGTTGCCATAATCGATGACGCTCAAAATTCCGTGATCGTCTGTCCGCCGAGTACGAATTTGAGCCCACCGCTGGATCCGGAAGAAAGACCAGAAACGCAGGGAATGGATTTCGATTGGAAATCATCAACCCTACGGCCAGGCGTTCTTTTTTCCGAATCATCTAAAAATCGTGGGCCTATCGATCGACCCTCGACGATCGTATTAAAAGATTATCTAGTACCACCGTATACCTATTGGGAAAGATAA
- the LOC127066750 gene encoding uncharacterized protein LOC127066750 isoform X3, with amino-acid sequence MNAKQAIFTIVFLLVSMHVTKCHLAKKLLKRIDFPQLGLHMYNSIFTTSKALKSIFDNFRTYFINIHPRLANHPRFIDRIKGKCNKINSQEIIEPIAIINPSDMMSIEDIGQVVPMKRFDLDPIEQIDDGPMRRLDLDPIDQIDDAPMRRVDLGPIEQVDAVPFKRVDLAPIEQVDAAPMKRVDLDPIEQINSVPIKKVDVTPIEKVNALPVKEVDVTAVRQVDAVSIKQVDAVPIKQVDVDPNKQIDAVPIKQQVNADPIKQVDTDPIKQVDDHSIKQVDADPIKQVNTDSCTP; translated from the exons ATGAACGCTAAGCAAGCTATTTTTACGATAGTTTTTTTGCTCGTTTCAATGCAC GTAACCAAATGTCATTtagcaaaaaaattattgaaaaggATAGACTTTCCGCAGCTTGGACTACACATGTATAATAGCATCTTCACCACATCGAAAGCACTCAAATCGATTTTCGACAATTTTAGaacttattttataaatattcatccaCGTCTAGCTAATCACCCAAGATTTATAGACCGCATCAAAggtaaatgtaataaaatcaaCTCTCAAGAAATAATTGAGCCGATCGCCATAATCAATCCATCGGACATGATGTCAATCGAAGATATTGGACAGGTTGTTCCAATGAAAAGATTTGATCTTGATCCAATTGAGCAGATTGATGATGGTCCAATGAGACGACTTGATCTTGATCCAATTGACCAGATTGATGATGCTCCAATGAGACGAGTTGATCTTGGTCCAATTGAGCAGGTTGATGCTGTTCCATTTAAGCGAGTTGATCTTGCTCCAATTGAGCAGGTTGATGCTGCTCCAATGAAGCGAGTTGATCTTGATCCAATTGAGCAGATTAATTCTGTTCCAATTAAGAAGGTTGATGTTACGCCAATTGAAAAAGTTAATGCTCTTCCAGTTAAAGAGGTTGATGTTACGGCAGTTAGGCAGGTTGATGCTGTTTCAATTAAGCAGGTTGATGCAGTTCCAATTAAACAGGTTGATGTTGATCCAAATAAGCAGATTGATGCTGTTCCAATTAAGCAG CAAGTCAATGCTGATCCAATTAAACAAGTTGATACTGATCCAATTAAACAAGTTGATGATCATTCAATTAAACAAGTTGATGCTGATCCGATTAAGCAAGTTAACACAGATTCATGTACACCTTAA
- the LOC127066750 gene encoding uncharacterized protein LOC127066750 isoform X1 — protein sequence MNAKQAIFTIVFLLVSMHVTKCHLAKKLLKRIDFPQLGLHMYNSIFTTSKALKSIFDNFRTYFINIHPRLANHPRFIDRIKGKCNKINSQEIIEPIAIINPSDMMSIEDIGQVVPMKRFDLDPIEQIDDGPMRRLDLDPIDQIDDAPMRRVDLGPIEQVDAVPFKRVDLAPIEQVDAAPMKRVDLDPIEQINSVPIKKVDVTPIEKVNALPVKEVDVTAVRQVDAVSIKQVDAVPIKQVDVDPNKQIDAVPIKQVDAVPIKQVDVDPNKQIDVVPIKQVDADPIKQVNADPIKQVDTDPIKQVDDHSIKQVDADPIKQVNTDSCTP from the exons ATGAACGCTAAGCAAGCTATTTTTACGATAGTTTTTTTGCTCGTTTCAATGCAC GTAACCAAATGTCATTtagcaaaaaaattattgaaaaggATAGACTTTCCGCAGCTTGGACTACACATGTATAATAGCATCTTCACCACATCGAAAGCACTCAAATCGATTTTCGACAATTTTAGaacttattttataaatattcatccaCGTCTAGCTAATCACCCAAGATTTATAGACCGCATCAAAggtaaatgtaataaaatcaaCTCTCAAGAAATAATTGAGCCGATCGCCATAATCAATCCATCGGACATGATGTCAATCGAAGATATTGGACAGGTTGTTCCAATGAAAAGATTTGATCTTGATCCAATTGAGCAGATTGATGATGGTCCAATGAGACGACTTGATCTTGATCCAATTGACCAGATTGATGATGCTCCAATGAGACGAGTTGATCTTGGTCCAATTGAGCAGGTTGATGCTGTTCCATTTAAGCGAGTTGATCTTGCTCCAATTGAGCAGGTTGATGCTGCTCCAATGAAGCGAGTTGATCTTGATCCAATTGAGCAGATTAATTCTGTTCCAATTAAGAAGGTTGATGTTACGCCAATTGAAAAAGTTAATGCTCTTCCAGTTAAAGAGGTTGATGTTACGGCAGTTAGGCAGGTTGATGCTGTTTCAATTAAGCAGGTTGATGCAGTTCCAATTAAACAGGTTGATGTTGATCCAAATAAGCAGATTGATGCTGTTCCAATTAAGCAGGTTGATGCAGTTCCAATTAAACAGGTTGATGTTGATCCAAATAAGCAGATTGATGTTGTTCCAATTAAGCAGGTTGATGCTGATCCAATTAAGCAAGTCAATGCTGATCCAATTAAACAAGTTGATACTGATCCAATTAAACAAGTTGATGATCATTCAATTAAACAAGTTGATGCTGATCCGATTAAGCAAGTTAACACAGATTCATGTACACCTTAA
- the LOC127066750 gene encoding uncharacterized protein LOC127066750 isoform X2 gives MNAKQAIFTIVFLLVSMHVTKCHLAKKLLKRIDFPQLGLHMYNSIFTTSKALKSIFDNFRTYFINIHPRLANHPRFIDRIKGKCNKINSQEIIEPIAIINPSDMMSIEDIGQVVPMKRFDLDPIEQIDDGPMRRLDLDPIDQIDDAPMRRVDLGPIEQVDAVPFKRVDLAPIEQVDAAPMKRVDLDPIEQINSVPIKKVDVTPIEKVNALPVKEVDVTAVRQVDAVSIKQVDAVPIKQVDVDPNKQIDAVPIKQVDADPIKQVNADPIKQVDTDPIKQVDDHSIKQVDADPIKQVNTDSCTP, from the exons ATGAACGCTAAGCAAGCTATTTTTACGATAGTTTTTTTGCTCGTTTCAATGCAC GTAACCAAATGTCATTtagcaaaaaaattattgaaaaggATAGACTTTCCGCAGCTTGGACTACACATGTATAATAGCATCTTCACCACATCGAAAGCACTCAAATCGATTTTCGACAATTTTAGaacttattttataaatattcatccaCGTCTAGCTAATCACCCAAGATTTATAGACCGCATCAAAggtaaatgtaataaaatcaaCTCTCAAGAAATAATTGAGCCGATCGCCATAATCAATCCATCGGACATGATGTCAATCGAAGATATTGGACAGGTTGTTCCAATGAAAAGATTTGATCTTGATCCAATTGAGCAGATTGATGATGGTCCAATGAGACGACTTGATCTTGATCCAATTGACCAGATTGATGATGCTCCAATGAGACGAGTTGATCTTGGTCCAATTGAGCAGGTTGATGCTGTTCCATTTAAGCGAGTTGATCTTGCTCCAATTGAGCAGGTTGATGCTGCTCCAATGAAGCGAGTTGATCTTGATCCAATTGAGCAGATTAATTCTGTTCCAATTAAGAAGGTTGATGTTACGCCAATTGAAAAAGTTAATGCTCTTCCAGTTAAAGAGGTTGATGTTACGGCAGTTAGGCAGGTTGATGCTGTTTCAATTAAGCAGGTTGATGCAGTTCCAATTAAACAGGTTGATGTTGATCCAAATAAGCAGATTGATGCTGTTCCAATTAAGCAG GTTGATGCTGATCCAATTAAGCAAGTCAATGCTGATCCAATTAAACAAGTTGATACTGATCCAATTAAACAAGTTGATGATCATTCAATTAAACAAGTTGATGCTGATCCGATTAAGCAAGTTAACACAGATTCATGTACACCTTAA